In bacterium, a single genomic region encodes these proteins:
- a CDS encoding sensor domain-containing diguanylate cyclase, whose protein sequence is MRVLRNFIFLFVILFLLVINWIYLQGKTFIPEFYLISFNIIISILIVLDIIFAFQILNKIEFLQRENERKDLIINDYKIESTFLSTITEIIETFGEDVTIDDVIGKILDTIKNIFKEEIIVITLFGDRYKMSVKGEHIEISQELIEELAIKGRPVLVNNISSFSQYGVLAENGIKSFIVCGLYQKKTVIGILGIFSKREKRFTLRDLNLLRMVSVPISLMIENTELFNKTKILSIMDSLTQLYNRRHFEKLFSEILTKSRVNYKPVSIAMCDVDYFKFYNDTNGHLAGDYVLKTIADILKKGVKGSDIVCRYGGEEFIIIFPDTTKENTVKICEKLRKTIREFKFLNEESQPNKDLTISFGIASFPEDGMTTTELIKKADTALYKAKELGRDRVVTA, encoded by the coding sequence ATGAGGGTTTTAAGGAATTTTATTTTTTTATTTGTAATTTTATTTCTTTTGGTCATCAACTGGATATATCTACAAGGAAAAACCTTTATTCCGGAATTTTATCTTATATCTTTTAACATTATTATTTCTATTTTAATTGTTCTGGATATTATTTTTGCTTTTCAGATTTTAAATAAAATTGAATTTTTACAGAGAGAGAATGAAAGAAAAGATTTGATAATTAATGACTATAAAATAGAATCTACTTTTCTATCCACCATCACTGAAATTATAGAAACTTTTGGAGAGGATGTAACTATAGATGATGTTATTGGAAAAATTCTTGATACCATTAAAAATATTTTTAAAGAAGAAATTATTGTTATTACTCTTTTCGGTGATAGATACAAAATGAGTGTTAAAGGAGAACATATCGAAATTTCTCAAGAATTGATAGAAGAATTAGCTATAAAAGGAAGACCAGTTCTTGTTAATAATATATCTTCTTTTTCACAATATGGAGTGCTTGCTGAAAATGGGATTAAATCGTTTATAGTTTGCGGTTTATATCAGAAGAAAACTGTGATTGGAATACTCGGTATTTTTTCAAAAAGGGAAAAAAGATTTACTTTAAGAGATTTGAATCTTTTAAGAATGGTATCTGTTCCTATTTCATTGATGATTGAGAATACAGAACTTTTCAATAAAACAAAAATTCTCTCAATTATGGACAGTTTAACACAACTGTATAATAGAAGACATTTTGAAAAACTTTTTTCAGAAATTCTAACAAAAAGTCGGGTAAATTATAAACCTGTTTCTATTGCTATGTGTGATGTAGATTATTTTAAATTTTATAATGATACAAATGGACATCTCGCTGGTGATTATGTTTTGAAAACTATAGCAGATATATTAAAAAAGGGGGTTAAGGGTTCGGATATTGTTTGTAGATATGGTGGAGAAGAGTTTATTATTATTTTTCCAGATACAACAAAAGAAAATACCGTGAAAATTTGTGAAAAACTGAGAAAAACTATAAGGGAATTTAAATTTTTAAATGAAGAATCTCAACCAAATAAAGATTTAACTATAAGTTTTGGTATTGCTTCTTTCCCGGAAGATGGAATGACAACTACAGAATTGATTAAAAAAGCGGATACTGCATTATATAAAGCAAAAGAGTTAGGAAGGGATAGAGTTGTTACTGCATAA
- the rplT gene encoding 50S ribosomal protein L20, with the protein MPRTKNSPSSRQRRKKVLKRAKGYRQGRSKLFKRAKEFSEKGLTYAFMHRRKKKRDFRRLWITRISAACKANGISYSKFIAGLKRLGINLNRKTLSDIAFNHPENFASLVNQIKGE; encoded by the coding sequence ATGCCAAGAACTAAAAATTCACCCAGTTCAAGACAAAGAAGAAAAAAAGTTTTGAAAAGAGCAAAGGGTTATAGACAAGGAAGGTCAAAACTTTTTAAAAGAGCAAAGGAGTTTTCAGAAAAGGGGTTAACCTATGCTTTCATGCACAGAAGGAAAAAGAAAAGAGATTTTAGAAGATTGTGGATAACCAGAATTTCTGCAGCATGTAAAGCAAATGGGATTTCTTACAGTAAATTTATAGCAGGGCTTAAACGACTTGGTATAAATCTTAACAGAAAAACACTTTCAGATATTGCTTTTAATCACCCTGAAAATTTTGCCTCACTGGTTAATCAAATAAAGGGGGAATAG
- the rpmI gene encoding 50S ribosomal protein L35, whose protein sequence is MGKLKTKKSVAKRFKITKTGKVIHYGAGGSHLLSKKSSKRKRRIKKSQVLKNKGDIKMVKRLLPYR, encoded by the coding sequence ATGGGAAAACTTAAAACAAAAAAATCGGTGGCAAAAAGATTTAAAATTACAAAAACAGGTAAAGTAATCCATTATGGGGCGGGTGGAAGTCATCTACTTTCTAAAAAGAGTTCAAAGAGGAAAAGAAGAATTAAGAAGTCACAGGTTTTGAAGAATAAAGGCGATATAAAAATGGTAAAAAGATTATTACCTTATAGGTAA
- the infC gene encoding translation initiation factor IF-3 produces MAREGKERRYRINYQIRSPKVRVIDERGNQLGILDIKTALDIAKEKNLDLVEIVPDSNLPVCRILDFKRFLFEQKKKEKEIKKKQKTLQTKEIRFTPETSEHDYKFKKQHIENFLKEGHRVKVSVFYKGREILYKERGYALLERLIRELSEYGKIDKAPKLEGVRLSVTFIPIDVKGEKNGKT; encoded by the coding sequence ATCGCTCGGGAAGGTAAAGAAAGAAGATATAGAATAAATTATCAAATTAGAAGTCCAAAGGTAAGAGTTATTGATGAAAGAGGAAATCAATTAGGAATTCTTGATATAAAAACTGCTTTAGACATTGCAAAAGAAAAGAATTTGGATTTAGTTGAGATAGTTCCAGATTCAAATTTGCCTGTATGCAGAATTTTGGATTTTAAAAGATTTTTATTTGAACAGAAGAAAAAAGAAAAAGAAATAAAGAAAAAACAAAAAACATTGCAGACGAAAGAGATAAGGTTTACTCCGGAAACAAGTGAACATGATTATAAGTTTAAGAAGCAACATATTGAAAATTTTTTAAAAGAAGGTCACAGAGTTAAAGTAAGTGTTTTTTATAAAGGTAGAGAAATTCTTTACAAAGAAAGAGGTTATGCTCTTTTGGAAAGGTTGATAAGGGAACTTTCTGAATATGGGAAAATAGATAAAGCACCTAAACTTGAAGGTGTTAGATTAAGTGTTACATTTATTCCAATAGATGTAAAGGGAGAAAAAAATGGGAAAACTTAA
- a CDS encoding FAD:protein FMN transferase, translated as MKNKIFAFLFIINIFCFSKTQFINRTEFLLDTVFNIKIEKIENADIILESAFERVKELEDKLSIFKEESEVSRLNKYKKFKVSSELMEVIKKSIYISEITDGAFDITCKKLIDLYRKKNKQNSLPTKEEINKVLKETGWEKIKIKDNEIYLSKNAEIDLGGIAKGFIVDKVFEFLKSKGVKNGIINAGGDIYCWGMNQENKKWKIGIENPFKEGEIIGSFEITDKGVATSGNYKRYMKIKNKKIGHIINPKTGLPVENFCVSVTVISSDCTTADGLATAIFVLGIEKGLKIFEKYKNFECLIIDKDKKIYKSQNFPFNPYIFSSLNK; from the coding sequence ATGAAAAATAAAATCTTTGCGTTTTTATTCATAATAAATATTTTTTGTTTTTCTAAAACTCAGTTTATAAATAGAACAGAATTTCTGCTTGATACAGTATTTAATATAAAAATTGAAAAGATTGAAAATGCAGATATTATACTGGAAAGTGCTTTTGAGAGGGTAAAAGAACTTGAAGATAAATTAAGTATTTTTAAAGAAGAAAGCGAAGTTTCCAGATTAAATAAATATAAAAAATTTAAAGTTTCATCAGAACTTATGGAAGTAATAAAAAAATCTATTTATATTTCTGAAATTACAGATGGTGCTTTTGATATTACCTGTAAAAAATTAATTGATTTATACAGAAAAAAAAATAAACAGAATTCATTACCAACAAAAGAAGAAATAAATAAAGTTTTGAAAGAAACTGGCTGGGAAAAAATAAAGATAAAAGATAATGAAATATATTTATCAAAAAATGCTGAAATAGACCTTGGAGGAATTGCAAAAGGTTTTATAGTTGATAAAGTATTTGAATTCCTTAAATCTAAAGGGGTAAAAAATGGGATTATAAATGCAGGAGGGGATATCTATTGCTGGGGAATGAATCAGGAAAACAAAAAGTGGAAAATAGGAATAGAAAATCCATTTAAAGAAGGGGAAATAATCGGAAGTTTTGAAATTACAGATAAAGGAGTGGCAACAAGTGGAAATTATAAGAGATACATGAAAATAAAGAATAAGAAAATAGGACATATAATAAATCCAAAAACTGGACTACCTGTTGAAAATTTTTGTGTAAGTGTAACTGTAATTTCTTCTGACTGTACAACTGCCGATGGACTTGCAACCGCTATTTTTGTTCTTGGAATTGAAAAGGGATTGAAAATTTTTGAAAAATATAAAAATTTTGAGTGTTTAATAATAGACAAAGATAAAAAAATTTATAAATCTCAAAATTTTCCTTTTAATCCTTACATTTTTTCCAGTTTAAATAAATAA